Proteins encoded together in one Lathyrus oleraceus cultivar Zhongwan6 chromosome 5, CAAS_Psat_ZW6_1.0, whole genome shotgun sequence window:
- the LOC127080527 gene encoding uncharacterized protein LOC127080527, which yields MEEHAQEMDRVNNELADLRGNVGTIMELLQVINAKMDTQPTVVSEINTTAAVDPPVVSVENPFPYGLSQSFIHPPVVTSVQQTMPVAQSGQQAMPVIQNVQQTVPLVPEPPKVVPTFTQANVHTRVQPYLNEPVYEILDDNDEGYQPRDRLRDEVVTIDKRLRKMEGDQIFGAAARDICLVSGLVIPPKFKTPNFDCYEGTTCPKSHLIMYYRRMAAHMENDKLMIHCFQDSLKGASSKWYLTLDQSHIKSFQDLSDAFIKHYKYNMDLAPDRRQLLSMTQKNSETFKEYAQRWREIASQVEPPLTDKELADWFVDTVRLKFYERMVGSVTTNFADIVAVGVKVELAIKSGKMSSGSSSMSSKDQAKKTSVNPQRKKEGETHAVSSDRRRNRQYQYPPQYPQPQGYPVQYAPPPYVAAVAPSFSQQAPQAPVYQPMQQVPGYPPPVYPPPNYQQASNAQASQQPRNQAPRQNAPRRLYKTCPPIPMTFTELYPYLVQRGLVTTRALGPPPNPLPANYNAAAHCLFHEGAPGHDLENCYALKNLVRDLMEKKILSFNDPPPNVKSNPLPDHGAVNAIDASSEENLSLM from the coding sequence ATGGAAGAGCACGCTCAAGAGATGGATCGCGTTAACAACGAGCTAGCAGACCTTCGAGGGAATGTAGGAACGATTATGGAACTACTTCAGGTTATCAATGCAAAGATGGATACTCAGCCTACTGTGGTCTCTGAGATCAACACTACCGCTGCCGTAGATCCGCCGGTTGTTTCAGTTGAGAACCCGTTTCCTTATGGTCTTTCGCAGAGTTTCATACATCCGCCTGTTGTTACGTCAGTTCAACAAACTATGCCAGTTGCACAAAGTGGTCAACAAGCCATGCCGGTTATACAGAACGTTCAACAGACTGTGCCTTTGGTTCCCGAGCCTCCAAAGGTGGTCCCTACCTTCACACAAGCTAATGTCCATACTCGGGTGCAGCCTTATCTTAATGAGCCTGTTTATGAAATTCTGGATGATAATGATGAAGGGTACCAGCCGCGTGATAGGCTCCGCGATGAGGTTGTTACTATTGATAAAAGATTAAGAAAGATGGAAGGAGACCAGATCTTTGGTGCTGCTGCTAGAGACATCTGTTTGGTTTCCGGTTTAGTTATTCCGCCAAAGTTCAAGACTCCGAACTTTGACTGCTATGAAGGGACTACATGTCCGAAAAGCCATTTGATAATGTACTACCGTAGGATGGCTGCCCATATGGAAAATGACAAGTTGATGATCCACTGTTTTCAAGACAGTCTGAAAGGTGCCTCGTCGAAGTGGTATTTAACATTGGACCAATCTCACATCAAGTCTTTTCAAGATTTGTCTGACGCTTTCATTAAGCActataagtacaacatggattTGGCTCCTGACAGGAGACAACTTTTGAGTATGACGCAGAAAAATTCTGAAACctttaaggaatacgcccagcGATGGAGGGAAATTGCTTCCCAAGTTGAACCTCCATTGACTGATAAAGAATTAGCTGACTGGTTTGTTGACACCGTTCGTCTTAAGTTCTATGAAAGGATGGTGGGTAGTGTAACCACGAATTTCGCTGATATTGTTGCTGTTGGAGTAAAGGTTGAATTAGCTATTAAGAGTGGAAAGATGTCCAGTGGTTCTAGCAGTATGAGTTCGAAGGACCAAGCTAAGAAGACTTCCGTCAATCCTCAGAGaaagaaggagggagagactcATGCTGTGTCTTCAGATAGGAGAAGGAATAGGCAGTATCAATATCCTCCACAGTATCCCCAACCACAGGGATACCCGGTTCAGTATGCACCACCGCCATACGTGGCTGCTGTTGCACCATCTTTCAGCCAACAAGCTCCACAAGCGCCCGTTTATCAGCCCATGCAACAGGTTCCTGGTTATCCGCCTCCGGTTTATCCTCCTCCGAACTATCAACAAGCATCCAACGCTCAGGCGAGTCAACAACCGAGGAACCAGGCACCTCGCCAGAATGCTCCAAGGAGACTATACAAGACTTGTCCACCGATTCCGATGACGTTCACCGAGTTGTATCCTTACTTGGTGCAACGCGGTTTGGTCACTACTCGAGCTTTGGGACCGCCTCCGAATCCTTTGCCAGCCAACTACAACGCCGCCGCTCATTGTTTATTTCATGAGGGTGCGCCAGGTCACGACTTGGAGAACTGTTATGCTTTGAAAAACCTTGTGAGGGATCTGATGGAAAAGAAGATTCTGTCATTCAACGATCCGCCGCCCAATGTCAAAAGTAACCCTTTGCCTGACCATGGGGCTGTTAATGCCATTGATGCTTCGTCTGAAGAGAATTTATCCTTGATGTAG
- the LOC127080528 gene encoding uncharacterized protein LOC127080528 translates to MDYNKRNTLKYSFKNFKLDDLRKLGALVEDQEGFKDKYGRLLSLLRIQVKDGLLSTLLQFYDPDYHCFTFPDYQLLPTLEEYSQLVGLPIMDKSPFPFLEKDPKEEDIAKAICLKVSDIKGNMIAKGGTVGLPTLFLIKKAQYYADHLSMPTFETILALLIYGMLLFPSFEGFVDINAIKIFMKNNPVPTLLGNTYHSIHLRNFHGGGMITCCVPLLYKWFISHLPKSFLSLDKGFWSPRVMALTHSDIVWYNRVYDGILIIDSCGDFANVPLLGFNGGISYNPVLARRQLGYPLKEPPKSVHVEKIFFKGDKELQDQIVSAWRHLHKKGKESLGKPNCVSMEPYLRWVRERAIKLKMPYPRQDPLPPRREPVLVFMSEAEKLEIALKRSQHEAETWKNKYQVIVSENEELQMQLQAKNEEVLSYKKRRIYEDLFSSDSPPTR, encoded by the coding sequence ATGGATTACAATAAGAGAAACACCTTGAAATACTCTTTTAAGAATTTTAAGTTGGATGACCTAAGGAAGCTAGGAGCTTTGGTTGAAGATCAAGAGGGGTTCAAGGACAAGTACGGAAGGCTATTATCCTTATTGAGAATCCAAGTGAAGGATGGGCTTCTTTCTACGTTactacagttctatgatccggatTACCATTGTTTCACGTTCCCAGATTATCAGCTATTACCTACCTTAGAAGAGTACTCTCAGTTGGTGGGGTTACCTATTATGGATAAGTCTCCGTTCCCTTTCTTAGAGAAGGACCCTAAAGAGGAAGACATTGCTAAAGCCATATGCTTAAAGGTGTCCGACATCAAAGGCAATATGATCGCCAAAGGCGGAACTGTAGGGTTACCTACGCTTTTCTTAATCAAGAAAGCCCAATATTATGCCGATCATTTAAGCATGCCTACCTTTGAAACAATCCTTGCTTTGCTTATTTATGGAATGCTACTCTTCCCAAGTTTTGAAGGATTCGTTGACATTAACGCCATCAAAATATTCATGAAGAACAATCCAGTACCAACGTTATTGGGTAACACTTATCATTCCATACATCTCCGGAATTTTCATGGTGGAGGAATGATCACCTGTTGCGTGCCTTTattatacaagtggtttatttcgcacttgcccAAGTCTTTTTTGAGTCTTGACAAGGGATTTTGGTCACCAAGGGTCATGGCGCTGACACACTCGGACATCGTTTGGTataatcgtgtgtatgatggaATACTAATTATCGACAGCTGTGGAGACTTTGCCAACGTACCTTTACTTGGTTTTAATGGAGGAATCAGCTACAATCCAGTCCTAGCTCGCCGACAGTTAGGGTATCCCTTGAAAGAACCGCCTAAAAGTGTTCATGTGGAGAAAATCTTCTTTAAGGGTGACAAAGAACTTCAAGATCAGATTGTATCCGCTTGGCGTCATTTGCACAAGAAAGGCAAAGAAAGTTTGGGAAAGCCGAATTGTGTGTCTATGGAACCTTATCTTCGTTGGGTCCGGGAAAGAGCCATCAAGCTGAAGATGCCTTATCCTCGCCAAGATCCTTTACCTCCGAGAAGAGAACCTGTTTTAGTATTCATGTCCGAAGCTGAAAAGTTGGAAATCGCTTTGAAGAGATCACAACATGAGGCAGAAACGTGGAAAAATAAATATCAGGTTATCGTCAGTGAGAATGAAGAGCTACAAATGCAACTGCAGGCGAAGAATGAAGAAGTGCTTTCCTACAAAAAGAGAAGAATCTACGAGGATTTATTTTCCTCCGACTCTCCGCCTACTCGTTGA